From the Diospyros lotus cultivar Yz01 chromosome 13, ASM1463336v1, whole genome shotgun sequence genome, one window contains:
- the LOC127788537 gene encoding uncharacterized protein LOC127788537: MEDQEKEKKACVQKLDYNAPLLSTRRPSCLRLSWSRQCLARDTKDRVPFSWEQTPGKPKDLEANDSRAMDVPPPKLPPGRQQPMKQTLEPCHVDEDGCNGDDDDNGDDDVFSDAIDVFSLSESVDVPEVEACSGGGHQSSFMIQRFLTDANELAAASSAALAISKKLNKNPTRERNNSYRRGSVPKAVDQSYTSPQGCGVDIFLPWWLKLKPCGLKRPVRQASLSVKPQWDATRKKKG, translated from the coding sequence ATGGAGgaccaagaaaaggaaaagaaagctTGTGTCCAGAAGCTGGACTATAATGCTCCACTTCTGTCGACCCGGCGTCCCAGCTGTTTACGGTTGTCGTGGAGCCGGCAATGCTTGGCCCGGGATACGAAAGACAGGGTGCCGTTCTCTTGGGAGCAAACgcccgggaagcccaaggaCTTGGAAGCAAATGACAGCCGTGCCATGGATGTGCCGCCCCCGAAACTCCCACCTGGGAGGCAGCAGCCCATGAAACAGACCCTGGAACCATGCCACGTCGATGAGGATGGTTGcaatggtgatgatgatgataatggcGACGATGACGTTTTCTCAGATGCCATTGACGTGTTCTCGCTATCGGAATCCGTTGACGTGCCAGAGGTAGAGGCGTGCAGTGGCGGCGGCCATCAGTCAAGTTTCATGATCCAGCGGTTTCTTACAGATGCAAATGAATTGGCGGCTGCTTCATCGGCTGCTTTAGCTATTTCAAAGAAGTTGAATAAGAACCCTACTCGGGAAAGGAATAATAGTTATAGGCGTGGATCTGTTCCAAAGGCAGTGGACCAATCTTACACTTCACCACAAGGCTGTGGAGTGGACATCTTCTTGCCATGGTGGCTGAAGCTCAAACCGTGCGGCCTGAAAAGGCCAGTCCGGCAAGCGTCTCTGAGCGTGAAGCCTCAATGGGATgcaacaaggaagaagaagggttAA
- the LOC127788535 gene encoding ethylene-overproduction protein 1 has product MQHNIFTTMRSLKIMDGCKGTQLYSLPSGAGGVGEKLLHHIQDHLRVNSIRLKSSRNFQANNVQASNSGVAEALASYGLPQSDSLEPQIEPCLKSVDFVETLADVYRKIEDCPQFEKSRVYLEQCAIFRAVSDPKLFRRSLRSARQHAVDAHSKVVLSAWLRFERREDELIGTSSMDCCGRNIECPIAALVPGYNPELVYDPCTCSGSSREDSDVEFVTGDDECSTSEEDGDMSFCIGDDEVRCIKHKMAALSIPFKSMLYGNFSESRREKINFSQNGISFKGMRAAEIFSRTKDVNSFDPDVVLELLSLANKFCCDEMKFACDSYLASLVDDLEKALLLIEYGLEETAHLLVAACLQVFLRELPSSLHNPNVMRFFCYPEARERLAQAGHGSFSLFYFLSQIAMDDDMKSNTTVMLLERLGECAFDSWQKQLAFHQLGFVMLERKEYKDAQHWFEAAVEAGHTYSLVGVARCKYKRGHKYSAYKMMNSLISDYTRAGWMYQERSIYCSGKEKMMDLDTATELDPTLSYPYKYRSALLMEENNIGAAISEINRMLGFKVSPDCLELRCWFLITIEDYEGALRDVRAILTLEPSYMMFQGKLHGDRLVDILRHHVQQWSQADCWMQLYDRWSCVDDIGSLAVVHHMLANDPGKSLLWFRQSLLLLRLNCQKAAMRSLRLARNHATSEHERLVYEGWILYDTGHRKEALAKAEESISIQRSFEAFFLKAYALADTNLDTESSLYVIQLLEEALRCPSDGLRKGQALNNLGSVYVDCEKLDLAADCYMNALNIKHTRAHQGLARVYHLKNQRKAAYDEMTKLIEKAENNASAYEKRSEYCDRDMAKDDLSMATQLDPLRTYPYRYRAAVLMDDHKEAEAIAELTKAITFKPDLQLLHLRAAFRDSMGDRTLTIQDCEAALCFDPNHTETLELYNRARERADEDQQ; this is encoded by the exons ATGCAGCACaatatttttacaacaatgcGTAGTTTGAAAATCATGGATGGGTGTAAGGGCACGCAATTGTATTCCCTTCCGTCCGGCGCAGGCGGCGTCGGGGAAAAGTTGCTGCATCACATCCAAGATCATCTTAGAGTCAATTCGATTAGGTTGAAATCTAGTCGGAATTTCCAGGCCAATAATGTCCAGGCCAGTAATTCCGGTGTAGCTGAAGCCCTTGCTAGTTATGGCCTTCCCCAATCCGATTCGCTCGAGCCCCAAATCGAACCCTGTCTCAAATCTGTGGATTTTGTTGAAACCCTTGCTGATGTGTATAGGAAAATTGAGGATTGTCCCCAGTTTGAGAAATCAAGGGTATATTTGGAGCAATGTGCCATATTCAGGGCCGTCTCTGATCCGAAATTGTTTCGCCGGAGCCTGCGATCGGCGAGGCAGCATGCGGTTGATGCCCATTCTAAGGTTGTTCTTTCAGCTTGGTTGAGATTTGAGAGAAGAGAGGATGAGCTCATTGGGACATCGTCGATGGACTGTTGTGGGCGGAATATTGAATGTCCCATTGCTGCTTTGGTGCCTGGGTATAATCCAGAATTGGTTTATGATCCCTGTACGTGCTCTGGAAGTTCCAGGGAGGATAGCGATGTTGAATTCGTAACTGGAGATGATGAATGCTCCACATCGGAGGAGGATGGTGATATGTCATTTTGTATTGGTGATGATGAAGTAAGGTGTATTAAACACAAAATGGCTGCACTTTCTATACCGTTCAAATCAATGTTGTATGGTAACTTTTCAGAGTCGCGAAGAGAGAAGataaatttttcacaaaatggAATTTCTTTCAAGGGAATGAGAGCTGCTGAGATATTTAGCCGGACAAAAGACGTAAATTCTTTTGACCCTGATGTTGTTTTAGAGCTTCTCTCATTGGCAAACAAGTTCTGCTGTGATGAGATGAAGTTTGCTTGTGATTCATATCTAGCATCTCTGGTTGATGACTTGGAGAAAGCTCTGTTACTAATCGAGTATGGATTGGAGGAGACTGCACACCTTCTGGTTGCTGCTTGCTTGCAAGTGTTTCTGAGAGAGCTACCGAGTTCACTGCATAATCCCAATGTGATGAGATTCTTTTGTTACCCGGAGGCTAGGGAAAGATTAGCTCAGGCTGGGCATGGTTCATTTTCATTGTTCTACTTTTTAAGCCAAATTGCTATGGATGACGATATGAAATCGAACACAACAGTAATGCTATTGGAGAGGTTGGGGGAGTGTGCATTTGACAGTTGGCAGAAGCAGCTTGCCTTTCACCAATTGGGTTTTGTGATGCTTGAAAGAAAGGAGTATAAGGATGCCCAGCATTGGTTTGAAGCAGCAGTTGAAGCTGGTCACACATATTCATTAGTAGGTGTTGCAAGGTGCAAATACAAGCGCGGTCACAAGTATTCTGCGTACAAAATGATGAACTCCCTCATTTCTGATTATACACGAGCTGGGTGGATGTATCAGGAGAGGTCAATCTATTGTAGTGGGAAAGAGAAGATGATGGACCTGGATACAGCAACTGAATTGGATCCCACTCTTTCTTATCCATACAAGTATAGGTCTGCTTTGTTGATGGAGGAAAATAACATTGGTGCAGCCATCTCAGAGATCAATAGGATGCTTGGTTTCAAGGTCTCTCCTGATTGTCTTGAACTGCGTTGCTGGTTTTTAATTACCATAGAGGATTATGAAGGAGCTCTTAGAGATGTTAGGGCAATATTGACTCTGGAACCCAGTTATATGATGTTCCAAGGAAAGTTGCATGGAGACCGCTTGGTAGATATACTCCGCCATCATGTTCAGCAGTGGAGTCAAGCTGATTGCTGGATGCAGTTGTATGATCGATGGTCCTGTGTTGATGACATTGGATCCCTAGCTGTAGTACACCACATGCTAGCAAATGATCCTGGGAAGAGCTTGTTGTGGTTCCGGCAGTCTCTCCTCCTATTGCG TTTGAACTGCCAAAAGGCTGCAATGCGCAGTCTGCGCTTGGCACGAAATCATGCTACCTCTGAGCATGAAAGGCTTGTCTATGAAGGATGGATTTTATATGACACGGGGCATCGCAAAGAAGCATTAGCTAAAGCTGAAGAGTCCATTTCTATCCAAAGATCCTTTGAAGCTTTTTTCCTAAAAGCATATGCTTTAGCCGATACAAATCTTGATACTGAGTCTTCATTGTATGTTATCCAACTTCTGGAGGAAGCTCTTAGATGTCCCTCAGATGGCCTTAGAAAAGGACAA GCTTTAAATAATTTAGGGAGTGTCTATGTCGACTGTGAGAAGTTGGATCTTGCTGCTGACTGCTATATGAATGCCCTCAACATCAAGCATACAAGAGCACATCAAGGGCTGGCACGTGTATATCATCTCAAGAATCAACGTAAAGCTGCATATGATGAGATGACAAAGTTGATAGAGAAGGCCGAGAACAATGCATCTGCTTATGAGAAACGGTCTGAGTATTGTGACCGTGACATGGCAAAGGATGATCTTAGTATGGCCACACAACTAGATCCCTTGAGGACTTACCCATACAGATACAGAGCAGCAG TTCTAATGGATGATCACAAAGAAGCTGAAGCAATTGCAGAGCTGACAAAGGCCATAACTTTCAAGCCAGATCTACAACTGCTCCATCTTCGAGCAGCTTTCCGTGACTCAATGGGTGACCGCACTTTGACAATCCAAGATTGTGAGGCAGCCCTGTGTTTCGACCCAAACCATACCGAGACACTCGAGCTTTATAATAGAGCCCGAGAGCGAGCTGATGAAGACCAGCAGTAG